The following coding sequences are from one Dreissena polymorpha isolate Duluth1 chromosome 8, UMN_Dpol_1.0, whole genome shotgun sequence window:
- the LOC127840351 gene encoding transient receptor potential cation channel subfamily M member 7-like, translating to MWIITHGFNNGVAKLIGEAVKEYNIKQQNSRIVSNQYLSLAERMKRRLPVIGIVPKDKVLSGAHLDEMTSVTAMKTTVIPDVPWLNLDHSHFIIVDDDEREGLVGSLRCRIEAHFRKQFGTKKRLIQTMSMGEDGQCPTDVSDTQTIEAQYVGEVMKHAIPVLGLLVQGHPHNLDHVMYFLENKMPIVILKDSGGLAAVLGYVHHELHEKADLDPDFEQNTLKPELIKMIVRIFGSKYEDNEVEKLQLRDKIIQCVKMAHDGEASYITVVTANTVGGNNLKDLDKFLLKALLKSKKTEGVNRQEQLQNDLQLMIDWNRPDLAAEIFQLETVKVRIDRKMFEKALLQKEREKFIDLFITQGVRVHRYLNREKLKLLFEKAEDREFFITVCLKGMLGTKVTTDKVLGTHFMSKQLNRMLKRLTLLDRFIVPGELTQNAVGNYKNTEDANVAERKALNCLMVWAVLMHRHKLAKTLWSHCNEPIAMALLCSRIYKKMIRYHREQYQKTELENLSKEFAGMALGALNICFKDASAQALYMLGKQMPDYNDKTVVEIAHDARAIHFMAHPCVQKWLTQLFKGNLHVKELEWGFFRLPYWFKILTSVWLIFPMYLWIRFTPPAKMEAIEYEVAVTGEEEDEDDDDCTDEANTSYRRKKASFGQILLTGKTNVPFYLKYYLLWTAPVTKFWNTQLFYFMFLGVFSLATLWPTCGNWTLDCVVFLSALMIEMELVWTTYKKKQVAKMGQTCSSVLETGADRGSYGWNNQHIDRFTPLPVKIRMMRFKTMTMMSSYMDLTLIGIFLITMLIRLLDIWHGISHYTTVALLIRLLDIWHGISDYTMVTMLIRLLDIWHGISDYTRMLIRLLDIWHGISDYTRTALGYVAMLIRLLDIWHGILDCTGVVDHADTTAGLLSRNSNYTRVTMLIPLLDIWHGISDYTRVDDHVDTTVGHKAWVGDNADTTAGLLAWNLRLH from the exons ATGTGGATCATCACCCATGGCTTTAATAATGGTGTCGCCAAGTTGATTGGAGAGGCAGTGAAGGAGTACAACATTAAGCAGCAAAACTCTCGGATCGTCAGCAACCAGTATCTTAGTTTAGCCGAGAGGATGAAAAGACGTCTACCAGTCATTGGCATCGTGCCAAAAGACAAGGTGCTGTCAGGTGCACATTTGGATGAAATG ACGAGTGTTACTGCAATGAAAACCACAGTGATCCCTGATGTTCCTTGGTTGAACCTGGACCACTCGCATTTCATCATTGTTGATGATGACGAAAGGGAGGGACTTGTAGGCAGTCTGAGATGCAGAATAGAGGCCCATTTCCGCAAGCAGTTTGGCACTAAGAAGAGATTGATCCAAACGATGAGCATGGGAG AGGACGGCCAATGCCCGACTGATGTCAGTGATACGCAGACCATAGAAGCGCAGTATGTGGGTGAGGTGATGAAGCATGCCATTCCAGTGTTGGGACTCCTTGTTCAAGGTCACCCACACAACCTTGATCACGTGATGTACTTTCTGGAAAACAAGATGCCTATTGTCATACTGAAG GACAGTGGTGGTTTGGCTGCTGTTCTAGGATATGTACATCATGAGCTGCATGAAAA GGCAGATTTAGATCCAGACTTTGAACAGAATACACTGAAGCCAGAGCTGATCAAGATGATTGTGCGTATCTTCGGCTCCAAGTACGAGGACAATGAAGTGGAGAAGCTGCAACTCAGAGATAAGATAATCCAGTGTGTGAAAATGGCACATGAT GGTGAAGCCTCATATATCACAGTTGTGACTGCAAACACAGTGGGCGGAAACAACCTGAAGGATCTCGATAAGTTCCTTCTAAAGGCGCTCTTAAAGA GTAAAAAAACGGAGGGTGTGAACAGACAAGAGCAGCTGCAGAATGATCTTCAGCTGATGATTGACTGGAACCGGCCGGATCTGGCAGCAGAAATATTCCAGCTTGAAACTGTTAAAGTCCGG ATTGACAGGAAGATGTTTGAGAAGGCCCTACTCCAAAAAGAACGGGAGAAGTTCATTGACCTCTTCATCACGCAGGGGGTGAGAGTTCACCGGTACCTGAACCGCGAGAAGCTCAAATTGCTGTTTGAGAAAGCTGAGGACAGAGAATTCTTCATAACCGTGTGTCTTAAGGGAATGTTGGGAACCAAAGTG ACTACAGATAAAGTCCTGGGCACCCATTTCATGTCCAAGCAGTTGAACCGTATGCTGAAGAGACTGACACTGCTCGACAGGTTCATTGTGCCCGGGGAGCTCACCCAGAATGCAGTTGGAAACTACAAGAACACGGAGGATGCTAATGTGGCTGAGAGAAAG GCCCTCAACTGTCTGATGGTGTGGGCAGTGCTGATGCACCGACACAAGCTGGCCAAGACCTTATGGAGCCACTGTAACGAACCGATAGCCATGGCCCTGCTGTGCTCCCGTATCTATAAGAAGATGATACGATACCACCGGGAGCAGTACCAGAAGACAGAGCTGGAGAACCTATCCAA AGAATTTGCGGGCATGGCCCTGGGTGCACTGAATATCTGCTTCAAGGATGCGAGCGCCCAAGCGTTATACATGCTTGGAAAACAAATGCCTGACTATAACGACAAGACAGTGGTGGAGATCGCACACGACGCCCGCGCCATTCACTTCATGGCCCACCCTTGCGTCCAAAAGTGGTTGACACAACTTTTCAAGGGAAACTTGCATGTCAAAGAGCTGGAATGGGGCTTTTTCAGGCTGCCATACTGGTTCAAG ATTCTGACAAGTGTCTGGCTGATATTTCCCATGTACCTCTGGATTCGCTTCACTCCTCCTGCCAAGATGGAAGCAATAG AGTATGAGGTAGCTGTGACAGGAGAAGAGgaggatgaagatgatgatgattgtaCGGATGAAGCCAACACATCCTATCGGAGGAAAAAG GCGTCATTCGGTCAGATCTTGCTCACAGGCAAGACAAATGTCCCATTCTACCTGAAATACTACCTTCTCTGGACAGCACCTGTCACCAAGTTTTGGAACACACAG TTGTTCTACTTCATGTTCCTGGGCGTGTTTTCCCTGGCTACCCTGTGGCCGACATGTGGCAACTGGACACTGGACTGCGTCGTCTTCCTCTCTGCCCTAATGATAGAAATGGAGCTAGTCTGGACAACATACAAGAAGAAACAG GTTGCTAAGATGGGACAAACGTGCAGCAGTGTGTTGGAGACGGGTGCTGATCGGGGTAGCTATGGCTGGAACAATCAGCACATTGATCGGTTTACGCCCCTTCCGGTAAAGATCAGAATGATG AGGTTCaaaacaatgacgatgatgagtAGCTACATGGACCTCACTCTGATCGGTATCTTCCTCATCACCATGTTGATACGACTGCTGGACATCTGGCATGGAATCTCACACTACACTACG GTGGCATTGCTGATACGACTGCTAGACATCTGGCACGGAATCTCTGACTACACAATG GTGACCATGTTGATACGACTGCTGGACATCTGGCATGGAATCTCAGACTACACTAGG ATGTTGATACGACTGCTGGACATCTGGCATGGAATCTCTGACTACACTAGG ACTGCACTAGGGTATGTGGCCATGTTGATACGACTGCTGGACATCTGGCATGGAATCTTAGACTGTACTGGGGTAGTGGACCATGCTGATACGACTGCTGGACTTCTGTCACGGAACTCAAACTACACTAGG GTGACCATGTTGATACCACTGTTGGACATCTGGCATGGAATCTCTGACTACACTAGGGTAGATGACCATGTTGATACGACTGTTGGACATAAGGCATG GGTAGGTGACAATGCTGATACGACTGCTGGACTGCTGGCATGGAATCTCAGACTACACTAG